GGCCAGCAGGGGGTAGACGGCCACCACCAGGAACAGCGTCAGGGCGGGCGCGGCCAGCATGAATCCGAAGGTGCGGTCCCGGGCGCCCGCCGACCGGGGCCGCGCGGCGGCGCGCGGGGTGCGGTCCACGGCCCGGACGGGCGGGGGGTCGGTGGTTATCGTCATGTTCACTCCTCATACTGTGACGACACGTCACCGTATCCCAGAAGTCATATCCAGTAAATGGATTGCAGATCTACTATATGGATCTGTTGCGGAGGGGCTGCGGGATGGGGGCGGCGGCAGGTCGGGGAGGCCGCCGCCCCGTCCGGGCGGCGGGTCAGCCGAGCGCGGTGACCTTCAGGCCGGAGACGGTGAACGCCTGCTGGTAGCCCTTGAGGCCGACGCGGCCGGTGCCGAACGCGAAGTCGTCCGCGGTGAGCTTCTGCACGCCGTCGACCGAGCCGGTCAGGGTGTTGTCCTTCACGGTCAGCTTCAACCGGTACGCCGTGCCGGGGCTGACGGCGGCCGGGGCGGTGGCGAGCACGGTGGAGACGCCGTCAGCCTTGCGCACCAGCGCCACCTGCTGCTTGGCGGGCAGCAGCTGCAGGTAGTAGTAGTTCTGGTCGTCCTTGGCGCGGGCCATCAGCCCGGCGCCCTGGCCGGTGCCGTCGAGCGTGACGTCGGCCTCCACCGCGACGTTGGTCCAGTCCGGCGCGAAGGGCAGGGTGTTGGGCAGCGGCGGGTCGGCGACGGGCTGCCCGAGCAGGGCGATCGCGTCACCCTGCGCCGAGGGGTGGCGCAGGCCCCGGCCGGTGCCGACCGGGACGGTGGACCAGGTCGAGCCGGGCTTCTTCCACCACCGGGCCGCCCCGTCGGCGAAGTCCTCCGTGACGGTGGTGAACGCGTCCGGCAGCGGCGTCGGGTCGTTCACCGGCGGGACCTGCCCGTCGGGCGCGTAGTAGGCGACCCGGTCCACCTGGTACTTCCCGAAGCTGGTGCCCACCGGGACGTCCGCGCCGATGTAGGCGGGCGTGGTCAGCACCGCCGAGATCCAGATCGACATCGGCGAGTTGTAGGCCGCGGCCGGGTAGCTCGCGGTGCCCGGCATCGGGTCCTGGACCGGGTTGGGCACGGTGCCGATCGGCTTGCCGTCCAGCACGTACGTCAGCGCGGTGGGCGTGTAGTAGAGGCCGTAGCGGTGCTGCTCGTTCCACAGCGGCGTGCCGTCGGCCTTCTTCCAGGGGAAGCGCGGCTTGAACTCGGAGTTCTTGATGTCGTTCCCGGAGGTGTTGTTGTTCCAGGTGATGACGCCGCCGTCGAGCTTCGTGCCGGCCGGGACGGTGCCGTGCGGCGCCACCGACTGCACCTCGAACACGTCGAGTTCGGTGAACGGCCGGTCGTACACCGGGCGGCCCTCGGCGCCGTCCCACATCTGGGTCCAGAATGCCGGATGCCAGCCGGGGGTGAGCTGCGGGAGGGTCGCGGTGATCTCGTAGTAGCCGTAGCCGAAGCGCTGCTTGGAGGAGATGCCGCCGCCGCGGAAGCCGTCCTTCCCGGCGGACGGGCCGACCCGCTTCATGTCGATGCTCAGCTTGCCGCCGCCCACCGAGACGTTGGAGTCGTTCGACCAGGAGGTCTGCCGGACGTTCCACTTCGCGGGGTCGAGCGAGGTGCCGTCGAAGTCGTCGGCGAACACCTGCTTCAGGCACGGCAGCGGGTAGGTCACGCCGGTCGGGTTGACGCAGGGCGCGGCGTCCGCGGCGCTCGCCGCTCCGCCGGCGCTGAGCAGGCCGAGGGCGGCGGCGAGGCAGAGGGAACCGGCGAGGGAGCGGCGACGCAGGCTTCTGATCTGGCCAGCAGTCATGGGGGACCGCCTTTCGTGCTTGTGGGTGGTGGCTCATATGGTGGTCATCTAATCCACTTTCCGCAATAGCCATGCAACATCTGATCAGAGCATCCATGGGGAGGCGGGGGTGGACGGCAGCCGGCCGAAAGGACGATCCAAAGCCCCCCGGGCGCCGGGCACCACCCCGCACCTGCGGACGGCGGCAAAGATCGGGGTACCGGGTAAGGGGGTGCGCGGGGGCGGGATCAGCCGCGCAGGGCGGCCGCGAGCTGGGTGCGGGCCGCGATGCCGAGCTTGCGGTAGATCCGCGACAGGTGGACCTCGACCGTCTTCGGCGTGATGAACAGCTGCTGCGCGACGACCCGGTTGGTCACCCCCGCCGCCGCCAGCTCGGCCACCCGCAGCTCGCTCGGGGTGAGCGCCCCCGGCCCGGACAGCGCCGCCCGCCGCGGACGCCCGCCCGCCGCCCGCAGCGCGGCGCGCACCCGCTCCGCCAGCGGGTGCGCGCCGCACTGGTCGGCCGTGTCCAGCGCGGCCCGCAGCACCGAACGGGCCTCGGCGGTGAGCCCGGCCGCGTGCAGCGCCGTCCCCAGGTCCGCCTGCGCCGCCGCCCGGTCCAGCCGGGCCGTCGAACCCTCCAGCACGGCGACCGACTCCCGCAGCAGCTCCAACGCGCCCGACCGGTTCGGAGCCAGGGCGGCCGCCAGCCGCAGCGCCCGGCCGACCGGAGCGGCCGCCCCCCAGCGCCGGGCCAGCTCCAGTTCCTCCTCCGCCAGCTCCCGCGCCCGCTCCGTGCGGCCCTCGGCGTGCAGCGCCACCGCCGCCGGAGCCCGCCACTGCACCACGGCCGGATTGAGCACGCCCAGCTCCCGGGCGGACCGGCCGACCTCCAACGCCTCCCGCGCCACCAGCGCCGGAGCGTCGCCGCGGCCAGCCGCAGCCGGGCCCGCGGCCCGCCCAGCAGGTGCGGCGGCCCCGCGGCCGCCAGCACCCGCCCGGCTTCGTCGAGCTCCCCGCGCAGGATCAGCGTGTCACCGAGCGCGGCCCGCACCACCGGGCCCAGCACCGTGGTCCGCAGGCCCGCCCGTTCGTAGATCCGGGCCGCGTCCCACCCTGCACGGGCATCGGTCTCGGCCTCCGCCAACTGCCCGGCGAGCAGCCAGCCGCGGGCCCGCACGGTGCTCACCGAGGCCAGGATGCGCAGCGAGCCGCGCCGCCGGGCGTCGGCCATCAGGGCGTCCAGCCGGGGCATCGCGTCCGGGTCCTCCGCTAGCAGCAGCACCGCCAGGGCCAGCGCCAGCGCGGTCACCGTGTGCTCCGAGGTCTCCAGCAGCCCGCCGGACAGCGCCCGCCGGGCCCGCTCCGCCGCGTCCGGCCGACCCGTCATGGCGTCCTGGTAGGCGATCGCGCAGTCCAGCATCCGGGCGCCGGGCCCCGGGTGCTCGGCCAGCCCGCGCAGCCGGGGCATCCGCTCCGGCAGCTCCCCGCGCCCCGAACGGGAGGCGAAGGCGGTGAACAGCATGGTGGCGGCCAGCCGGCGCCGGAGGTCCTCCGCCGGGACGCCGCCCTCCTCCCGCTCCAGCTCCGCCACCGCGCGCTCCAGATCGGCCATGGCCTGCTCGGTCGGCTGCACGTACGTCGCGGCCTCGCCGAGCAGCGCGGCGATCCTGGCCCGTTCCACCGGCCCGGTCGCCAGCCGCAGCGCGGCGCGCAGGTGGCCGGCCGCCGCGGCGATGTCCTGGGTGATGGTCGCCTCCGCCAGCGCCAGCAGCAGCGGCACCCGGTCCGGCTCGGGCGGCGGCTCCTCCAGCGCGCGGTGCAGGAACACGGCCGCCTCGGCGGGCGCGCCCACCGAGGCGGACCGCTCGGCCGCCCGGCGCAGCAGCTCCACCGCGTGCGGGTCGGCGGCGGGGCGGCGTGCAGCAGGTGCGCCGCGATCCGGGCCGGGTCGCCGGTGCGGTCCTCCACCAGCCGGGCCGCCCCCCGGTGCAGCCGGGCCCGGTCGGCGGCGGGGACGGCGGCGTACACGGCGGCCCGGATCAGCGGGTGGACGTACCGCACCCGGCGCGGGCCGTGCCCGTCCGGGTCCACCGCGTCGCGGACGGTGCCGGGGCGGCCGATCTCGTCCAGGCAGTGCAGCGCGGTGCCGGGCTCGACGCGGCCAGTGCGGCCGCGTCGGCCAGCGGGGCGTCGTCGCCGAGGACGGCGAGGGCCGCGGCCAGCCGGCGCGCCCGCGGCCCGAGGCGGTCCAGCCGGAGCTCGACCAGCCGGGCCACCGCGTGGGGCCCGAGGTCCACCACGTACCCGGCGTGGGCCGCGTCGGCCGGCAGGCCCTGTTCGCGGACGGCGCGGGCCAGCTCGCGCAGCAGCAGGGGGTTGCCCGCGGTGGCGTGGTAGCAGGCCCGGACGAACGCGGGGTCGATGCCGTCCCGGGACAGCGCCCGGGACAGGAACTCCGTGGTGGCGGCCGGTCCGAGCGGGCGCGGGCGCAGCACGGCGAGGGCGGGGTCGGTGGCGACCTGGTTGAGCAGCGACCGGCTGTCGCCGCCCTCGTCGCTGCGCACGGCGGCGACCAGCGCGACGCGCAGCTCGGCCAGCCGCGGCAGCAGGAACGCCAGCCAGCGCAGCGAGGCCGGGTCGCACCAGTGCAGGTCGTCGACGGCGAGCAGCAGCGGCCGCTCCTCGGCCGCGTTCGCGACGAGCCACAACAGGCCGTTCAGCGCGGCGAAGTCACCGATCGCCGGTGGCGCCGGCGCGCCCTGGGAGCCCCCGTCCGGAGCGGACCCGAGGACCGCGGCGGCGGCCACCGCGGGCCCGGCCAGCAGGGCCGAGCGCTGCTCGGGAGCCGCCCCGGCGAGCAGGGGTTCGAGGAGCTGGCGCACCACGCCGAAGGCGAAGCTGGTCTCCAGTTCGGTGGCCCGCGCGGTGAGCACCCGCAGCCCGGTCGCCCGGCCGCGGGCCCGGGCGTACGCCAGCAGCGCGCTCTTGCCGATGCCCGCCACGCCCTCCAGCAGGACGGCCGTCCCCTCGCCCCGCACCGGCGCGGCGACCAGCGCGTCGAGGGCGGCCGCCTCGCGGCCGCGTTCCAGCAGGACCGCGTCCTCCGCGGCGGCCGGGGGCGGACCGGGTTCGGCGCTCACACGCCCATCTTGGCCGTTCCGTCCGGCCCGGGCACGCCCGGGCCGTTCGACGGCCGAGGTCAGTCCGCCGCGAGGCACGCCCAGCGGACGACCGCCGTGCCCCGGTGCGGGCGGGCCCCGTGCTCCAGGGCGACCGCGGCCACCAGCAGCAGGCCCCGGCCGTGCTCGTCGGGCGGCAGCGCCCCGGCGGCGCCACCGGCCGCCGGTCCGCCGTCGCTGACCTCCACCCACAGCCGCCGGTCGGCCCGGTCGTGCCGCAGCCGGAGGCCGACCGGCGGGAGCGCGTGGCACACCGCGTTCGTCACCAGTTCGGACACCACCAGCACGACGGCCTCGGCGGCGGCCTGCTCCAC
The window above is part of the Kitasatospora sp. NA04385 genome. Proteins encoded here:
- a CDS encoding AAA family ATPase; this encodes MSAEPGPPPAAAEDAVLLERGREAAALDALVAAPVRGEGTAVLLEGVAGIGKSALLAYARARGRATGLRVLTARATELETSFAFGVVRQLLEPLLAGAAPEQRSALLAGPAVAAAAVLGSAPDGGSQGAPAPPAIGDFAALNGLLWLVANAAEERPLLLAVDDLHWCDPASLRWLAFLLPRLAELRVALVAAVRSDEGGDSRSLLNQVATDPALAVLRPRPLGPAATTEFLSRALSRDGIDPAFVRACYHATAGNPLLLRELARAVREQGLPADAAHAGYVVDLGPHAVARLVELRLDRLGPRARRLAAALAVLGDDAPLADAAALAASSPAPRCTAWTRSAAPAPSATRWTRTGTARAGCGTSTR
- a CDS encoding helix-turn-helix transcriptional regulator gives rise to the protein MAELAAAGVTNRVVAQQLFITPKTVEVHLSRIYRKLGIAARTQLAAALRG
- a CDS encoding ATP-binding protein, translating into MPGSDTSTVVPPAAAPAPGRARRQWAIAHRPDALGPVRQQARASLAAWGVEQAAAEAVVLVVSELVTNAVCHALPPVGLRLRHDRADRRLWVEVSDGGPAAGGAAGALPPDEHGRGLLLVAAVALEHGARPHRGTAVVRWACLAAD
- a CDS encoding family 16 glycosylhydrolase — its product is MTAGQIRSLRRRSLAGSLCLAAALGLLSAGGAASAADAAPCVNPTGVTYPLPCLKQVFADDFDGTSLDPAKWNVRQTSWSNDSNVSVGGGKLSIDMKRVGPSAGKDGFRGGGISSKQRFGYGYYEITATLPQLTPGWHPAFWTQMWDGAEGRPVYDRPFTELDVFEVQSVAPHGTVPAGTKLDGGVITWNNNTSGNDIKNSEFKPRFPWKKADGTPLWNEQHRYGLYYTPTALTYVLDGKPIGTVPNPVQDPMPGTASYPAAAYNSPMSIWISAVLTTPAYIGADVPVGTSFGKYQVDRVAYYAPDGQVPPVNDPTPLPDAFTTVTEDFADGAARWWKKPGSTWSTVPVGTGRGLRHPSAQGDAIALLGQPVADPPLPNTLPFAPDWTNVAVEADVTLDGTGQGAGLMARAKDDQNYYYLQLLPAKQQVALVRKADGVSTVLATAPAAVSPGTAYRLKLTVKDNTLTGSVDGVQKLTADDFAFGTGRVGLKGYQQAFTVSGLKVTALG